Proteins from a genomic interval of Cupriavidus sp. WKF15:
- a CDS encoding aromatic ring-hydroxylating dioxygenase subunit alpha: MCSHDNYQPVTFTVKPERLVQDDRVDGSMYYDPALFETELDRIFYKTWVWVAHESEIRNPGDFRTTKIGRQPVIVVRDKTGAIRVLENRCRHRGATVCEKSKGNATGFTCPYHSWSYALDGKLRALPYPDGYEDILDKSELPLRSLRVDSYAGMVFASFNQDVEPLSDYLGEARHWIDLFMKQGAGYPIKTQGEHKFTFRGNWKIQLENTTDGYHFPIVHKSWMSSVDEETSEMLSFMTDEKAVTHALGNGHSVMVMVPEHVDLDQDDGTEQLQERFAHVTEALSKEMPPEQVRRIVRSLHGAGFNLNLFPNVAMSMAFFRVLHPVSATETEIRHVALGMDGGPEIANRERLRIHEHFQGPFGFGSPDDAEAWERVQRGSYAGKNVPILVNRGLNREIVAENGDKISHATDEGGMREAYRMWKRMMSDE, from the coding sequence ATGTGTTCCCACGACAACTACCAGCCAGTGACGTTCACGGTCAAGCCTGAGCGCCTGGTGCAGGACGACCGCGTTGACGGCTCGATGTACTACGATCCGGCGCTGTTCGAGACTGAACTCGACCGCATCTTCTACAAGACCTGGGTCTGGGTCGCGCACGAAAGCGAGATCCGCAACCCCGGCGACTTCCGCACCACGAAGATCGGCCGCCAGCCCGTCATTGTCGTGCGCGACAAGACCGGCGCCATCCGCGTGCTCGAGAACCGCTGCCGTCATCGCGGCGCCACAGTGTGCGAGAAATCCAAAGGCAATGCCACGGGCTTCACCTGCCCGTACCACAGCTGGTCCTATGCCCTGGACGGCAAGCTGCGCGCCTTGCCCTATCCGGATGGCTACGAGGACATCCTCGACAAGTCCGAACTGCCGCTGCGCTCGCTGCGCGTGGATAGCTACGCCGGCATGGTGTTCGCCAGCTTCAACCAGGACGTGGAACCGCTGAGCGACTACCTCGGCGAAGCCAGGCACTGGATCGACCTGTTCATGAAGCAAGGCGCGGGCTACCCGATCAAGACCCAGGGCGAGCACAAGTTCACGTTCCGCGGCAACTGGAAGATCCAGCTCGAGAACACCACCGACGGCTATCACTTCCCGATCGTGCACAAGTCGTGGATGTCGTCGGTCGATGAAGAGACCTCCGAGATGCTGTCGTTCATGACCGACGAGAAGGCCGTCACCCATGCGCTCGGCAATGGGCACAGCGTGATGGTGATGGTGCCCGAGCATGTGGATCTCGACCAGGACGATGGCACGGAACAACTTCAGGAACGCTTCGCTCACGTCACCGAGGCGCTGTCGAAGGAGATGCCGCCCGAGCAGGTCCGCCGCATCGTCCGCTCGCTGCACGGCGCCGGTTTCAACCTGAACCTGTTCCCCAACGTGGCGATGTCGATGGCGTTCTTCCGCGTGCTGCATCCGGTGTCGGCCACCGAGACCGAGATCCGCCACGTTGCGCTGGGCATGGACGGTGGCCCCGAGATCGCCAACCGCGAGCGCCTGCGCATCCATGAGCACTTCCAGGGCCCGTTCGGCTTCGGCAGCCCGGACGACGCCGAAGCCTGGGAGCGTGTGCAGCGCGGCTCGTACGCCGGCAAGAACGTGCCGATCCTGGTCAACCGCGGCCTGAACCGCGAAATCGTTGCCGAAAACGGCGACAAGATCTCGCACGCCACCGACGAAGGCGGCATGCGCGAAGCCTATCGGATGTGGAAAAGGATGATGAGCGATGAATAA
- the bcsZ gene encoding cellulose synthase complex periplasmic endoglucanase BcsZ translates to MSAGIGCHMPFVRAASQASWGLWDRYASETISADGRVIEHSREARTTSEGQAYALFFALVANDRVRFDTILDWTLNQLWTNRAEPPAWLWGQRKDGTWGIIDSNSASDAELWIAYSLLEAARLWERPACQQLGTELLAAIRSSEMARLADGGFMLIPGKSGFRLGERTYLLNPSYAPVQVLRRLASRQPDGPWQSVAANQVSLLVRSAPAGYAPDWYRFREGVGFSVEPAKGPTGGYDAIRTYLWAGMLNPEDPSFSELLASLGGMAKAFAASGRVPHYVNVQTGEVFGEGPAGFSAAIYPFLVAAGHDRLAVRLRAQMESDIERLWSSLGYYDKNLLLFSSGWAQGRYRFDVGGFLQLGNNSQ, encoded by the coding sequence TTGTCCGCAGGCATCGGGTGTCATATGCCGTTCGTCCGCGCGGCCTCTCAGGCATCGTGGGGCCTCTGGGATCGCTATGCAAGTGAAACCATCAGTGCTGACGGGCGGGTCATCGAGCACAGCCGTGAGGCCCGTACGACATCGGAAGGGCAGGCCTATGCGTTGTTCTTCGCGCTGGTCGCCAACGACAGAGTCCGCTTCGACACCATACTGGACTGGACACTGAATCAGCTCTGGACCAACCGCGCGGAGCCGCCCGCATGGCTGTGGGGTCAGCGCAAGGACGGCACCTGGGGCATCATCGACAGCAATTCCGCCAGCGATGCGGAACTCTGGATCGCTTACTCGCTGCTGGAGGCGGCACGATTGTGGGAGCGTCCGGCCTGCCAGCAGCTTGGCACGGAGCTGCTGGCCGCCATCCGGTCCAGCGAGATGGCACGCCTGGCCGACGGGGGCTTCATGCTGATCCCGGGTAAAAGCGGATTCCGTCTTGGCGAGCGGACCTACCTGCTGAACCCGAGCTATGCGCCGGTCCAGGTGCTGCGCCGCCTCGCCAGCCGGCAGCCGGACGGGCCCTGGCAGTCGGTCGCCGCCAACCAGGTAAGCCTGCTAGTCCGCAGTGCGCCCGCCGGCTATGCCCCGGACTGGTACCGCTTCAGGGAAGGCGTGGGCTTTTCCGTTGAACCAGCCAAGGGTCCGACCGGCGGCTATGACGCAATCCGGACCTATCTCTGGGCCGGCATGCTGAATCCCGAGGATCCGTCATTCTCTGAACTGCTCGCCTCGCTCGGCGGCATGGCGAAGGCCTTCGCTGCCAGCGGCAGGGTGCCACATTATGTGAACGTGCAAACGGGGGAAGTGTTTGGGGAGGGGCCGGCCGGGTTCTCTGCGGCCATCTATCCGTTCCTGGTCGCCGCCGGACACGACCGGTTAGCAGTTAGGCTGCGGGCACAGATGGAAAGTGATATTGAGCGCCTGTGGTCGTCGCTTGGCTACTACGATAAGAATCTTCTGCTCTTTTCCTCTGGCTGGGCGCAAGGGCGATACAGATTCGACGTGGGCGGTTTCCTGCAGTTGGGGAATAATTCCCAGTAG
- a CDS encoding PDR/VanB family oxidoreductase, producing MKVRVEKVVEEAVGIRSFRLVPCDGAALAPYEPGAHVDVLGPTGFTRQYSLCSPPDDASGYLIAVKREDASRGGSAALHDVVQEGAELAISAPRNLFSLAPQASQYLLFAAGIGITPLLSMAYQLNRGGRPYHLHYFARSREHAAFLRLLESAPFDGKVTLHIGVDRDTLGQVLTDCMAGASAGTLAYTCGPSAFMARVVEEGERVLGPDNVHLEHFQADPLAAGLPAGAFEAELAQSGKVIVVPDGTTLVDALIAAGCEIDTECREGICGTCVVPVLDGEPDHRDNCLSKKEKASNKQICACVSRARTARIVLDL from the coding sequence TTGAAAGTCAGAGTCGAAAAGGTTGTGGAAGAGGCGGTCGGCATCCGCTCGTTCCGTCTCGTGCCCTGTGATGGCGCAGCGCTCGCCCCTTACGAGCCAGGTGCCCACGTGGATGTGCTCGGGCCGACCGGCTTCACGCGCCAGTATTCGCTATGCAGCCCGCCCGATGATGCGTCCGGCTACCTGATCGCGGTGAAGCGGGAAGACGCGTCGCGCGGTGGCTCCGCAGCCCTGCACGACGTGGTGCAGGAAGGCGCGGAGCTGGCGATCAGCGCCCCGCGCAACCTGTTCAGCCTGGCACCGCAAGCGAGCCAGTACCTGCTGTTTGCCGCCGGTATCGGCATCACGCCGCTGTTGAGCATGGCTTACCAGCTCAATCGCGGGGGGCGCCCCTATCACCTGCACTACTTCGCCCGCTCGCGCGAGCATGCCGCCTTCCTGCGGCTGCTGGAATCCGCGCCGTTCGACGGCAAGGTGACGCTGCACATTGGCGTGGACCGCGATACGCTGGGCCAGGTGCTGACCGACTGCATGGCGGGAGCCAGCGCGGGCACGCTGGCCTATACCTGTGGCCCGTCCGCCTTCATGGCGCGTGTGGTCGAGGAGGGCGAACGCGTGCTTGGCCCCGACAACGTCCACCTGGAGCACTTCCAGGCCGACCCGTTGGCGGCCGGCCTGCCCGCTGGCGCATTCGAGGCCGAGCTGGCGCAGAGCGGCAAGGTCATCGTCGTCCCGGACGGCACTACGCTGGTCGACGCGCTGATCGCCGCTGGCTGCGAAATCGATACCGAATGCCGCGAAGGCATCTGCGGCACGTGCGTGGTGCCCGTGCTCGATGGCGAGCCGGATCACCGCGACAACTGCCTATCGAAGAAAGAGAAGGCCTCCAACAAGCAGATCTGTGCCTGCGTGTCGCGTGCTCGCACGGCACGGATCGTACTGGACCTGTAG
- a CDS encoding glycosyltransferase, whose protein sequence is MPGTFGHADRSRPRHKKKSILKRSASAARLRLGAADGWSAYVMAAEADDHASANVPGLNARFALERPTRSVQILVAAYIISGVVYFVWRSGTFNPEAMALSVALYAAELFGFVNGLFYVMMTFRLSVREAPPPLSGASVDVFVPTYDESVELVRRTLLAAKNIQYPHVTWLLDDGNRDEMRKLAAGLDCKYLARAVNANGKAGNLNHALLYSRGEFVAVFDTDHAPRKDFLSKTLGYFTDPDVAFVQTPQDFYNVDAFSHRVAGEAVWSEQSVFYKVIQRGKDMWNASFLCGSCVVLRRSALEVVGGFAIDTVTEDIHTSIRLHKKGFRSVYHAESLAYGLAPHNIDTYLSQRIRWGTGAMQVLRCEGVVFSRGLSLAQRLNYLASMLIYFEGWQKLVFFLTPPAVLGFGMLPIIGSTWTFFAIFSVYYLASLLVFLELGRGYVSFLLNEQYGMARFFAFMLTITGLFRRTVSFSVTCKDITKRGRTWLWLAPSLGVGLLNFASIPAGIARMTQEQIPLGAGIISIFWACVTVWTAVLLARFSLRIGRRPSGEYRFPLRIPLTLTMQNQSFFGLTVDLSASSALYRGEVVPSLPREANIDVEVHLPNAAVRCNAAATFTSRRDADGQNDCLIELHLQWASPEARRTLDMFLFGSSLQFEMGRLRERQDAPLARLARALRRDASLPASDQIWEPGLVSQQGNGAALPIAVAYAKGQSGQALSMIASGVAFDVRADTVLRQRIAGRQSEQHISLSPAGMLETPTGAIHLYNAAPAAPALQPRQQ, encoded by the coding sequence CGGTCACGCAGACCGGTCCCGTCCACGCCATAAGAAGAAGTCAATCTTGAAACGATCCGCGTCGGCCGCAAGGCTACGGCTTGGCGCCGCGGATGGCTGGAGCGCATACGTGATGGCGGCAGAGGCAGATGACCACGCGTCGGCAAATGTTCCGGGACTCAACGCCCGCTTTGCGCTGGAAAGGCCAACACGGTCTGTCCAAATCCTGGTTGCCGCTTACATCATCAGCGGGGTCGTCTACTTCGTATGGAGAAGCGGCACGTTCAACCCGGAAGCGATGGCACTGTCGGTGGCCTTGTACGCCGCGGAGTTGTTCGGATTCGTGAACGGCCTGTTCTACGTGATGATGACTTTCCGGCTGAGCGTACGCGAGGCGCCTCCGCCGTTGAGCGGTGCCAGCGTCGATGTCTTTGTGCCTACCTATGACGAATCTGTGGAACTCGTGCGCAGGACACTACTGGCCGCCAAAAACATCCAGTATCCCCATGTGACGTGGTTGCTCGATGACGGCAACCGCGACGAAATGCGCAAGCTCGCGGCCGGGCTCGACTGCAAGTATCTCGCGCGTGCCGTGAATGCAAACGGCAAGGCCGGCAACCTCAATCATGCGCTGCTATACAGCCGCGGCGAATTCGTCGCTGTCTTCGATACGGATCACGCGCCCCGCAAGGATTTCCTGTCCAAGACGCTCGGATACTTCACCGATCCCGATGTGGCGTTCGTGCAGACGCCGCAGGATTTTTACAACGTTGATGCGTTTAGCCATCGCGTTGCAGGCGAGGCGGTCTGGAGCGAGCAGTCGGTGTTTTACAAGGTGATCCAGCGCGGCAAGGATATGTGGAACGCCAGCTTCCTCTGTGGCAGCTGCGTGGTGCTGCGCAGGTCCGCCCTCGAAGTCGTCGGCGGCTTTGCGATTGATACCGTGACCGAGGATATCCACACCTCGATCAGGCTCCACAAGAAGGGGTTCCGCTCCGTTTACCATGCGGAGTCGCTCGCGTACGGCCTCGCGCCACACAATATTGATACCTACCTCAGCCAGCGGATACGCTGGGGCACGGGCGCCATGCAGGTGCTGCGGTGCGAAGGCGTTGTCTTCAGCCGCGGCCTGAGCCTTGCGCAGCGGCTGAATTACCTGGCTTCCATGCTGATCTATTTCGAGGGATGGCAGAAGCTCGTCTTTTTCCTGACGCCGCCAGCGGTACTGGGCTTCGGGATGCTGCCAATCATCGGTTCCACGTGGACCTTCTTCGCAATCTTTTCCGTCTACTACCTGGCTTCCCTGCTGGTCTTCCTGGAACTGGGCAGGGGCTATGTCTCCTTTCTCCTCAACGAGCAATACGGCATGGCGCGCTTCTTTGCGTTCATGTTGACCATTACGGGACTGTTCCGCAGGACGGTATCGTTCTCCGTGACCTGCAAGGACATCACCAAACGCGGCAGGACGTGGCTGTGGCTGGCCCCGTCGCTGGGAGTCGGCTTGCTGAATTTCGCCAGCATTCCGGCAGGCATTGCGCGCATGACGCAGGAACAGATTCCACTGGGTGCCGGGATCATCTCGATATTCTGGGCATGCGTGACGGTCTGGACGGCTGTCCTGCTCGCGCGCTTCAGTCTCCGTATCGGCAGGCGGCCCAGCGGGGAATATCGCTTTCCGCTGCGCATTCCGTTGACGCTGACCATGCAGAACCAGTCGTTCTTTGGACTGACCGTAGACCTGTCGGCAAGCAGTGCACTCTACCGTGGCGAAGTTGTGCCGTCGCTGCCGCGCGAGGCCAATATCGATGTGGAAGTGCACCTGCCCAACGCCGCGGTGCGCTGCAACGCGGCCGCCACCTTCACGTCCCGGCGCGATGCTGACGGACAAAACGACTGCCTGATCGAACTGCATCTGCAGTGGGCGTCCCCGGAGGCGCGGCGCACGCTTGACATGTTCCTGTTCGGCAGCAGTCTCCAGTTCGAGATGGGCCGGCTCCGGGAAAGGCAGGACGCGCCATTGGCGCGCCTGGCGAGGGCGCTGCGGCGCGATGCCAGCCTGCCGGCCAGCGACCAGATCTGGGAGCCTGGGCTGGTCTCGCAGCAGGGGAACGGCGCCGCCCTGCCGATTGCCGTCGCCTACGCGAAAGGCCAGAGCGGACAGGCGCTCTCGATGATCGCGAGCGGCGTGGCATTCGACGTGCGCGCGGATACCGTGCTGCGCCAGCGTATCGCGGGGCGGCAATCGGAGCAGCATATCAGCCTGAGCCCGGCGGGAATGCTGGAAACCCCCACCGGGGCGATCCATCTCTACAACGCAGCGCCAGCCGCACCGGCGCTGCAACCGCGGCAGCAATAG
- a CDS encoding aromatic-ring-hydroxylating dioxygenase subunit beta, with protein MNKANELTPVAPSLQLAAEFIWREAELLDRKDYQQWAGLWSETGHYVIPIDPETADFDAALNYAYDDARMRSMRIERLTSGHSVSAVDAARTVRTVSRFTEVSSEADVIEVRSAQILVAYKREHHTLFAADLTHRLRFTQDGIRLEQKVVRLINSTDSLNALGFLL; from the coding sequence ATGAATAAAGCCAACGAACTGACCCCGGTCGCGCCCTCGCTGCAACTGGCCGCCGAATTCATCTGGCGCGAGGCCGAGTTGCTGGACCGCAAGGACTATCAGCAATGGGCCGGCCTGTGGAGCGAGACTGGCCACTACGTCATCCCCATCGATCCGGAGACCGCCGATTTCGATGCCGCGCTGAACTACGCTTATGACGACGCACGCATGCGCTCGATGCGCATCGAGCGCCTGACGTCCGGCCACTCGGTTTCGGCCGTGGATGCCGCGCGCACGGTGCGTACCGTATCGCGCTTCACCGAGGTGTCGAGCGAGGCTGATGTCATCGAGGTGCGCTCAGCGCAGATCCTGGTCGCCTACAAGCGCGAGCACCACACGCTGTTCGCGGCGGACCTGACGCACCGCCTGCGCTTCACGCAGGACGGCATCCGCCTCGAACAGAAGGTGGTCCGCCTGATCAACTCGACCGACAGCCTCAACGCTCTCGGCTTCCTGCTTTAA
- a CDS encoding SDR family NAD(P)-dependent oxidoreductase — MKRVALITGGARGLGEVIARRMHAAGYHVAIGDLNAQDAAAVAHSLDPTGETALALALDVTEKAAFESAKAALEECWGGTDVLVNNAGKSQVSGLMDISPEEFDQVVAINLRGTFVGSQVFGAHFAARGFGRIVNIGSLAGQNGGTATGAHYAAAKGGVGVLTKIFARELAPQGVTVNCVSPGPLDLPIVHETVQRERLEAICKTIPVQRLGSPEYVADVVLLLAADSAGAVTGANWDANGGLLMR; from the coding sequence ATGAAGCGAGTTGCCCTGATCACCGGCGGTGCGCGCGGCCTTGGCGAGGTCATCGCCCGCCGCATGCATGCGGCCGGCTACCATGTAGCCATCGGCGACCTCAATGCGCAAGACGCCGCAGCGGTGGCGCATTCGCTGGATCCCACGGGCGAGACCGCCCTGGCGCTCGCCCTCGACGTGACCGAGAAAGCCGCTTTCGAGTCGGCCAAGGCCGCGCTGGAGGAATGCTGGGGCGGTACCGACGTGCTGGTCAACAACGCTGGAAAGTCGCAGGTGTCGGGGCTGATGGACATCAGCCCCGAGGAGTTCGACCAGGTAGTGGCCATCAACCTGCGCGGCACCTTTGTCGGCTCGCAGGTGTTCGGCGCGCACTTCGCGGCGAGGGGCTTCGGCCGCATCGTCAACATCGGCTCGCTGGCCGGCCAGAACGGCGGCACGGCGACTGGCGCGCACTACGCGGCGGCCAAGGGCGGCGTGGGCGTGCTGACCAAGATCTTCGCGCGTGAACTGGCGCCGCAGGGCGTGACGGTGAACTGCGTGTCGCCTGGCCCGCTCGACCTGCCGATCGTCCACGAGACCGTTCAGCGTGAACGCCTGGAGGCGATCTGCAAGACGATCCCGGTCCAGCGGCTGGGGTCGCCGGAGTATGTGGCGGATGTGGTGCTGCTGCTGGCCGCTGACTCCGCGGGCGCGGTCACCGGCGCCAACTGGGATGCGAACGGCGGCCTCTTGATGCGCTAG
- a CDS encoding fumarate hydratase — protein sequence MVVATKAAAPKNAVAKGKPAAKKVAAPKQKASVLAREAQAAKKRLLKLRADTKKAIEVAKREVAQATEAAKSALRFEKQAAKEKLAAKKAKAGSAGKATRKTAATKAAPKKAAPKKAAPVKAAAKPAAKKAAAKSAAPKRAAVKKAAAPKAVAATPQASA from the coding sequence ATGGTCGTAGCAACCAAAGCCGCCGCTCCGAAGAATGCAGTCGCCAAGGGCAAGCCTGCCGCAAAGAAAGTGGCTGCGCCGAAGCAGAAGGCCAGCGTGCTCGCACGTGAGGCGCAGGCTGCGAAGAAGCGCCTGCTGAAACTGCGTGCGGACACGAAGAAGGCCATCGAAGTGGCAAAGCGTGAAGTCGCGCAAGCTACGGAAGCCGCAAAGTCTGCGCTGCGTTTCGAGAAGCAGGCCGCCAAGGAAAAGCTCGCGGCAAAGAAGGCAAAGGCCGGCAGCGCCGGTAAGGCAACGCGCAAGACCGCCGCCACGAAGGCTGCGCCAAAGAAGGCAGCCCCGAAGAAGGCCGCGCCCGTCAAGGCAGCCGCGAAACCCGCCGCGAAGAAGGCCGCAGCCAAGTCCGCTGCGCCGAAGCGCGCCGCGGTGAAGAAGGCGGCGGCTCCGAAGGCGGTTGCTGCGACGCCGCAAGCTTCGGCCTGA
- a CDS encoding amidase: protein MTAFVSRFRLGGDGPAIAIKDSIDIAGYPTIAGSRALSDTAPATEHADVVARLVDAGWSIVGKTAMHELAFGISGINDFAGTPVNAQAPDRIPGGSSSGSAAAVAAGEVRIALGTDTGGSIRMPAACCGVAGLKPTFGRVSRRGAHPSESSLDCVGPFADSVEGIVAAMAVIAPDFDSALARDSGKPWRIGLLDDVQADPAILEAVASALRQAGFDTLPVRLNGMAAAYQAGMRVINFETWAAFGHLTGTGALQRDVEQRLLAASAVSRDDVRQAEAVRRAFTSQVDAVLGKVNAIVLPTLPELPPTLAAVRAGAPILGLTSLVRPFNLSGHPAFTLPVPVASVAIRAGLQLVGRKGGDEALCAIASRIERAIAADGASQ from the coding sequence ATGACCGCCTTCGTCTCCCGCTTCCGTCTGGGTGGCGATGGGCCCGCCATCGCCATCAAGGATTCGATCGACATTGCCGGCTACCCGACCATCGCGGGCAGCAGGGCACTTAGCGACACCGCGCCGGCTACCGAGCACGCGGACGTAGTCGCGCGGCTCGTCGATGCTGGCTGGTCGATCGTCGGCAAGACCGCGATGCACGAACTGGCGTTCGGCATCTCGGGCATCAACGATTTCGCCGGTACGCCGGTCAATGCGCAAGCGCCGGACCGCATTCCGGGCGGCTCGTCCAGCGGTTCCGCCGCCGCCGTTGCCGCGGGCGAAGTCCGCATCGCGCTGGGTACCGATACCGGTGGCTCGATCCGCATGCCTGCAGCGTGCTGCGGTGTGGCCGGACTGAAGCCGACCTTCGGCCGCGTCAGCCGCCGTGGCGCGCATCCGTCCGAGTCATCGCTCGATTGCGTCGGCCCGTTCGCGGATTCGGTCGAGGGCATCGTGGCCGCCATGGCGGTGATCGCGCCGGACTTCGACTCAGCCCTGGCACGCGATAGCGGCAAGCCCTGGCGCATCGGCCTGCTGGACGACGTGCAGGCCGATCCCGCGATCCTCGAAGCCGTCGCCAGCGCATTGCGCCAGGCCGGCTTCGACACCCTGCCGGTACGCCTCAACGGCATGGCTGCCGCCTACCAGGCCGGCATGCGGGTCATCAACTTCGAGACCTGGGCAGCCTTCGGCCACCTGACCGGCACAGGCGCGCTGCAGCGCGACGTCGAGCAGCGCCTGCTGGCGGCCAGTGCCGTCAGCCGCGACGATGTCCGGCAGGCGGAAGCGGTGCGCCGCGCCTTCACGTCGCAGGTCGACGCCGTGCTCGGCAAGGTGAACGCCATCGTGCTGCCCACGCTGCCCGAACTGCCGCCAACGCTTGCCGCGGTACGCGCAGGGGCACCAATCCTCGGCCTGACGTCGCTGGTCCGCCCTTTCAACCTGAGCGGCCATCCCGCGTTCACGCTTCCCGTGCCGGTCGCCAGCGTCGCCATCAGGGCGGGCCTGCAGCTGGTGGGCCGCAAGGGCGGGGACGAAGCACTGTGCGCCATCGCATCCCGGATCGAACGCGCCATCGCTGCCGATGGCGCCTCCCAATGA
- a CDS encoding dioxygenase produces MAEMNAAQLLELVNSRRLGDEGDERVRAITARIVGDLFRTIDEFDVQPDEFWNAVKWLTRLGQADMVGLITAGLGFDRLLDIRLDEADQAAERIAGTPRAIEGPLYVPGAPLSENEVRLDAGNEDKGAPFVMEGQVLDTEGRPVPHALVDVWHCNEFGRYSHFDPSQPDYNLRRRIQADEAGRYRFRSFLPPGYAIPPASPVSELFALLGRHGNRPAHIHFLVSGEGKRALTTQVNIPGDTFIDDDFAFATRDGLVVELQQVQDPAGYESLGLTGPFTRVQFDFRLQEAASDRETIAASRYETELC; encoded by the coding sequence ATGGCTGAAATGAATGCCGCCCAGTTGCTTGAGCTGGTCAACAGCCGCCGCCTCGGCGATGAGGGCGACGAGCGCGTGCGCGCCATTACCGCCCGCATCGTCGGCGACCTGTTCCGCACCATCGATGAATTCGACGTCCAGCCGGACGAGTTCTGGAACGCCGTCAAGTGGCTGACCCGCCTGGGCCAGGCCGACATGGTCGGCCTCATCACCGCCGGCCTCGGCTTTGACCGCCTGCTCGACATCCGCCTGGACGAAGCCGACCAGGCCGCCGAACGCATCGCCGGCACGCCGCGCGCGATCGAAGGTCCGCTCTACGTGCCCGGGGCGCCGCTGTCGGAGAATGAAGTCCGCCTTGACGCCGGCAACGAAGACAAGGGTGCCCCGTTCGTCATGGAAGGCCAGGTGCTCGACACCGAAGGCCGCCCGGTCCCGCACGCCCTGGTCGACGTCTGGCACTGCAATGAATTCGGCCGCTACTCGCACTTCGACCCCTCGCAGCCAGACTACAACCTGCGCCGCCGCATCCAGGCCGACGAGGCGGGCCGCTACCGCTTCCGCAGCTTCCTGCCGCCCGGCTACGCGATTCCGCCGGCCAGCCCCGTGTCCGAGCTGTTCGCACTGCTGGGCCGCCACGGCAACCGTCCGGCGCACATCCACTTCCTCGTATCGGGCGAAGGCAAGCGCGCGCTGACCACGCAAGTCAACATTCCCGGCGACACGTTCATCGATGACGACTTCGCTTTCGCCACGCGAGACGGGCTTGTGGTGGAATTGCAGCAGGTACAGGATCCGGCCGGCTATGAATCTCTGGGCCTGACGGGTCCGTTCACCCGCGTCCAGTTCGACTTCCGCCTGCAGGAAGCGGCCAGCGACCGGGAGACCATCGCGGCTAGCCGGTACGAAACCGAGCTCTGCTGA
- a CDS encoding nuclear transport factor 2 family protein produces the protein MTKAQIPASAADTGRRLAALEAESAARRTLSRYMSLCDVPAPADARDGELPALFTDDAVWEGVGAEYASGFGRHAGPAAIDGFLRKYLPPVPHFQRNVHFLTSEAMVADGDVVRGHWIMQQLSVYAGGKTELISARLAVVFDIDSDGTARVRHFQTERLSCQTLAETRP, from the coding sequence ATGACGAAAGCGCAGATCCCCGCAAGCGCCGCGGACACCGGCCGGCGCCTCGCGGCCCTTGAGGCCGAAAGCGCGGCACGCCGCACGCTGTCCCGCTACATGTCGCTGTGCGACGTGCCGGCCCCGGCCGACGCCCGCGATGGCGAACTGCCGGCGCTGTTCACCGACGACGCGGTGTGGGAAGGCGTGGGCGCGGAGTACGCGTCCGGCTTCGGCCGCCATGCCGGCCCCGCTGCGATCGACGGGTTCCTGCGCAAGTACCTGCCGCCCGTACCGCATTTCCAGCGCAATGTGCATTTCCTGACCAGCGAGGCGATGGTCGCGGACGGCGATGTGGTGCGCGGCCACTGGATCATGCAGCAACTGTCGGTCTATGCCGGCGGCAAGACCGAACTGATCTCGGCGCGGCTGGCGGTCGTGTTCGACATCGACAGCGACGGCACCGCACGCGTGCGGCATTTCCAGACGGAGCGGCTGTCATGCCAGACGCTGGCGGAGACACGGCCATGA
- the bcsS gene encoding cellulose biosynthesis protein BcsS, producing the protein MGASFAERGERYEYLGLASSFLPPQYLTQRLMLSDYQYGYPSNGTDVVVKGQAIEAALGIKSALDAGWVEASAGLRYRHNDVSPPGVDVRAESHRLGLVLGVQGEWHWS; encoded by the coding sequence GTGGGTGCGTCCTTTGCGGAGCGTGGGGAGCGGTATGAGTACCTCGGGCTTGCCTCTTCCTTTCTCCCGCCCCAATACCTTACACAAAGGCTGATGCTGAGTGACTATCAGTACGGGTATCCGTCCAACGGGACCGATGTGGTGGTCAAGGGGCAGGCGATCGAGGCGGCCCTGGGTATAAAATCGGCATTGGACGCGGGCTGGGTCGAGGCTTCGGCCGGCTTGCGCTATCGTCACAATGACGTCAGCCCGCCGGGGGTCGACGTACGTGCCGAAAGCCATCGGCTGGGGCTGGTACTTGGCGTGCAGGGTGAGTGGCACTGGAGTTGA